GCGATCCAGGCTTCGTCCAAACCCCATGTCAAACTCGCCGCTTCAGTGCTCGGCAAGTATAACTGGAGCGGCTGGAACGGCTATTATTCCGTGTATCAGGACAGCGCCCTGTGGTACAACAAGGGGTATGTCGACATATTGATGGGCATGCACTATCACTGGACCGATGCTGCAGGTTTTCAGAGCATGCTGGCAACAGGAAGCCCCGAATGCTGGAGGGATTTCATTCAGGAAGGAGTCGCAGCCGGCCGTCTTTTCACAGTCGGTCCCGCCTCATACATCCTGGACGAGCAAGGCCTCTGGTCGAGGCATCCCGCGATTGTCGAGGCCTGCCGCAAATTCGACATTGTCAGCGGCTTCCAGTTCTTCAGTTACGATTCCTGGGTCAAGCACAATTACTGGTCTGAAGCTGCAGCAGGATTCTTCAAATCTACGGCCAAGGTTCCGTCCATTCTGCCTGCAAGGGAGCATTTGAACCCGCCGTCTGTGGATGTGTTCATGGCGCACTCCATGCAGAAGAAAATAATCCGTGTCGTTCCACCTGATACGCTGGACCCGGCAAAGAATTACCGCTTTGCAGTTTATCGTTCCACAGATGATTATTGCGATCCGGCAATTGATGAGATCGTATCTGTGCATTTCGGGGGTATTGAACCATTTCTGGCAACTGACAGCTATTTGGGCGATGCACAGTATTATGCAACCACCATAGACAGAAACTGGAATGAGTCCGGCATATCCAACCTGGCCAGATAAGACCTGGTTTGCGCACGGCACATACCCGTTATTAAACTTTGTTCATAATGGATAAATCCTGTTCTTTTCCATGAATTGCAAAGCAGACTCGACTTTCCCGGCATCGCTGAGTTCCAGGAGCGCATCCGGGCTGCCGAGCGAACGCGCCAGGCCGTTAAAGGTAGTCCAGTCGATGGAACCTGCTCCGACCGACAGATGCTCGTCACTCTGGCCGCGATTGTCGTTCAGATGGAAATAATCAATATAGGGGGCCAGCTCGAACCATTTCTCCAGCGGCATCCTGGAAAAGCATTGGCAGTGGCCTACATCAAGGCAGATCCTCAGCCTTTCGCAGGCTACGTCCTCCATCAGCCTGAGCAGCATATCCGGTCTGTCATCGAACATATTCTCGATCAGGATAGTGCCGCCGAATTCCTGCAGCGCAAGCTTCCAGTATTCAGCGCTGCCTTCAAGCCAGCTGTCATCGTAAAACCGATTTTTGATCAGGGGATTGTAGCCGGAATGGAAGACGATCCTGTCAATCCCCAGCCGGCCGGCAAAGGTCAGGTTTTCACTGATCCGCTTCCTGGATGCCTCCCTGATGTAAGGATCCTGGCTTTGAGGCTGTATGTCCATGAACACTCCGTGCATGGAAAATCGCCTTCCGTTTCTGTTCTTCAGAGCCTTTTCGTAAAATGAAAGCCGTTTCTGTGCTTCAGCCCCATCCAGAAAAAAGGGCAGTGCGAAATCGACTATTTCATGCGCAAAACCCAGTGGAGCGGCAATGCCTTCAAATTCATCGAACCGCTCCATGACAGTCTGCAGCAGAAGATTCCCCATTTCCCACCTTCTAAGCTCGATAAATCACCTCAAGAATACCATATAGAATCTTTCCAGGAAAATACCGGTTACAGGCAGCTCCGAGTAACTGGGTGAGGCTATGCGCACTCTGCAGGCTGTCGTCCCGAGGATGGTCAGGCTTCGATAGCATGACTTGTTGCTGCATGTTTCTGTCAAATGTATAGACCCGGTCCAATTCTCAATTCCGGTCTTTGCAAATTAAATAGACCGAATTCAGTGTTCCCTGATATCCTGATCATGATAGAGCTGGAAGTAAATGGGAGCAGAAATTCGAAAAATCATAAAGTTTTTTATTAATCACCCCTGGGTTGTCATTTTGATTTTAACCCTCTTTGGATTTTTTTCCCGGCTTTATCATTTAGGGCAGATCAAAGAACAGATTATGGACGAAATTTATTTTGTTACATTCGCCAGAGACTATTTAAATGGCATTCATTTTTTTGATGTTCATCCGCCATTGGGAAAACTGATTATCGCATTGTCGATAAAAATATTTGGGGATACATATTTTGCTGCCAGGCTCATGCCTGCTGTTTTTGGAACTGCTTTGATTCCCCTGGTTTATTTATTAGCCAGGGAACTGGGCGGAAAAATCGTGGGAATTTTCGCAGCAGCAATCGTTACTTTTGACGGGATGCTTCTAGTTTATTCCCGTACCGGCATGATTGATATTTTCATGGCTTTTTTTATTGTTTCAGCTTTTTATTTTTTTCTGAAATATGCAAACCAGGAAAAGATTTTTCCTTTTCTTCCATTAGCAGGAATAGCTTTGGGACTGGCTGCCTCGATCAAATATATCGGTGGTTTAACACTCTTTACTTTTGTTTTGGTTGCATTGTTAAAAAAAATTCCACTCAGACGTCATGTAATTTATTTATCACTCTTTGTGTTATTTATTCCAGTGGTTGTTTACCTTGTTTTTTTCCTGTTCGACTTCGGTTTTAGGAATTTTATCCCAGATGTTTATCACTGGCATCTGCAAAGCCTGACTTATAATTTGAATCTCCAGGAAGGTCACCCTTATGGTTCAAAATGGTGGACATGGTTTTTATTGCTGCGGCCGATCTGGCTGTATTTCAAAGATGTTAATGGCAGTTTTATAGGAGTCGACGGGATTGGCAACCCAATAGCCTGGTGGTCTGCGCTTTTGGTTGTTCCGGCACTGATCTGGAAGACAGTTCGAAAAGACCAAACCAGCCAGCTGATTCTGGGAGCATTTTTAATCCTTTTTATCCCCTGGGCATTTATCGGCAGAGTTGTCTTTATTTACCATGCCATTCCTGCATTTATTTTTGTGGCAATCGGCACAGCCTATCTTTTAAAAGCACTGTTAACCGATCCCTGGGGTAAAATTACTGTCGGAGCATACTTTTCGGTACTGATTGCTTTTTACATCTTTTTTTTACCGATCTGGATGGGTTTTCCTTTGGAAAGTTCGAAATTTTACCTGAGAATGTGGCTTAAAAGCTGGATTTAGGTTAGGTCTTGGACCCGCAGGCGTGCCGGAATCCGGATCACATTTTATCAGCAGAGATTTCCTTCTCTCGCCAAGGATTATGAAACTCTTTACCAGATCAATATGCAGGACGGAATTGGCCCGCAAGCGACATATGACTGGACTGTAAAAATGGACTGGGACAATCACTAAAGATCGCCCAGACCCCATCTTTTCTTATTCTGCAATCAGGCGCAGGCCGAGTTCATTGCAGAAGAAGTCCGGCGGATAGTAATCGCGCTCGGCTGAGCGGCAGTTGGCAGCTTCCATGCAGAAACCGCCTCCGCGGAACACACGACCCATTCCTTCTACCGGCCCGGCCGGATCAATGGCAGGGGAATCGGAATATTCTCCAAACCAGTCCTGGCACCATTCCTCGACATTCCCGCTCATGTCATGCAAACCCCAGGCATTGGGTTTCCTCCCTCCCACGGCGTGAGTCCGGTTGTCGCTGTTGCCGGCGTGCCAGCAGTAATCGTCGTCCATCGAGTCTCCCCAGCAGTATGCACTGGTGCTGCCGGCTCTGCAGGCATATTCCCATTCGGCTTCGGTCGGAAGCCTGAATTCTCTGTTTGTGATCCGGTTGAGGTTCTCGATGAATTCAAGGCAATCATCAAAGCTGATGTTTTCCACAGGCAGGTCCATGCCTGCAAAGCAGCTGGGATTTGTGTCCATCACTGAAAGCCACTGGGCCTGGGTAACCTGGAATTTTCCCAGATAAAAACCCCTGCTGATACTGACCGGATGCTGCGGACCTTCAGTAAAGCCGCGGTCTGGTTCATTCTCCGGGCTTCCCATCACGAAACTCCCGGCTGGTATCCACACCATTAGCAATTTTTGTTCCTCAGGAAGATCAACCGTAATTTCTCCGCCCATTTTATTTACCTCCAGAAAATACTGAGTTAATAATGGATATAGATAACCAGAACTTTTTGTCAACAGCCTGTATACATTTGACGTTTTGTGCAACTCCCTGATGGATTCGGTTCTCAATGATTAGAATCTGCGGAACAGCTATGCAAGCGATGCGCAGCTTAGACACAGGTTAACACATTTTAAAAAACATTTCATTTGGGAAGATCCCGGGGTCGTGTCTTGCCATTTGTCAAGATACGGTCCCTGTCTTACTTCTTTAGTATTATTCTAATTCAATGACTTCCGGGTGGGGTGTATTCTGGCGATAGTATTCAATTCTTTTTGGGGTTATTTTATAGACAACATATTCAGGATCTTCCGGGCCTTTAAGATGCTTTTTCAAGTCAGGCCGCCAATTTGATT
The sequence above is drawn from the Candidatus Wallbacteria bacterium genome and encodes:
- a CDS encoding sugar phosphate isomerase/epimerase produces the protein MGNLLLQTVMERFDEFEGIAAPLGFAHEIVDFALPFFLDGAEAQKRLSFYEKALKNRNGRRFSMHGVFMDIQPQSQDPYIREASRKRISENLTFAGRLGIDRIVFHSGYNPLIKNRFYDDSWLEGSAEYWKLALQEFGGTILIENMFDDRPDMLLRLMEDVACERLRICLDVGHCQCFSRMPLEKWFELAPYIDYFHLNDNRGQSDEHLSVGAGSIDWTTFNGLARSLGSPDALLELSDAGKVESALQFMEKNRIYPL
- a CDS encoding phospholipid carrier-dependent glycosyltransferase encodes the protein MGAEIRKIIKFFINHPWVVILILTLFGFFSRLYHLGQIKEQIMDEIYFVTFARDYLNGIHFFDVHPPLGKLIIALSIKIFGDTYFAARLMPAVFGTALIPLVYLLARELGGKIVGIFAAAIVTFDGMLLVYSRTGMIDIFMAFFIVSAFYFFLKYANQEKIFPFLPLAGIALGLAASIKYIGGLTLFTFVLVALLKKIPLRRHVIYLSLFVLFIPVVVYLVFFLFDFGFRNFIPDVYHWHLQSLTYNLNLQEGHPYGSKWWTWFLLLRPIWLYFKDVNGSFIGVDGIGNPIAWWSALLVVPALIWKTVRKDQTSQLILGAFLILFIPWAFIGRVVFIYHAIPAFIFVAIGTAYLLKALLTDPWGKITVGAYFSVLIAFYIFFLPIWMGFPLESSKFYLRMWLKSWI
- a CDS encoding formylglycine-generating enzyme family protein, whose protein sequence is MGGEITVDLPEEQKLLMVWIPAGSFVMGSPENEPDRGFTEGPQHPVSISRGFYLGKFQVTQAQWLSVMDTNPSCFAGMDLPVENISFDDCLEFIENLNRITNREFRLPTEAEWEYACRAGSTSAYCWGDSMDDDYCWHAGNSDNRTHAVGGRKPNAWGLHDMSGNVEEWCQDWFGEYSDSPAIDPAGPVEGMGRVFRGGGFCMEAANCRSAERDYYPPDFFCNELGLRLIAE